In Methylococcus geothermalis, one genomic interval encodes:
- the uvrB gene encoding excinuclease ABC subunit UvrB, with product MLPGSGHCLAQPVEESSKLPRGQKSKPFVLRSGYAPSGDQPEAIRRLIEGLNDGELHQTLLGVTGSGKTFTIANVISQVQRPTLILAPNKTLAAQLYGEMKEFFPENSVEYFVSYYDYYQPEAYVPASDTYIEKDSSLNEHIEQMRLSATKALIERHDTIIVATVSSIYGLGEPASYFEMVLHLVRGDMIDHRSLIRRLAELQYTRNEAELRRGTYRVRGDVIDIYPAESEKEALRVELFDDEIERLSLFDPLTGEILSRIARYTVYPKTHYVTPREKLLQAVEEIKVELKERLEHLRSQHKLVEAQRLEQRTLFDIEIILEVGYCSGIENYSRYLSGRSAGEPPPTLFDYLPDDALVVIDESHVTIPQLGAMYRGDRSRKETLVEFGFRLPSALDNRPLKFDEFELRAPQRIYVSATPGPYERTHSGAVVEQVVRPTGLVDPEVEVRPASTQVDDLLSEIRLRVQKGERVLVTTLTKRMAEDLTEYLMEHDVAVRYLHSDVDTVERVEIIRDLRLGKFDVLVGINLLREGLDIPEVSLVAILDADKEGFLRSVVSLIQTIGRAARNLHGKAILYGDKMTQSMQQAIGETERRRAKQIAYNETHGLIPRGITKSVTDILEVPIPGGGAEGSRKSLARAAEPRSEYRLTKPAEAARLIKQLEEKMYAHARDLEFEEAARLRDEIQRIRESALMA from the coding sequence ATGTTGCCTGGAAGCGGCCATTGCCTGGCCCAGCCGGTCGAGGAAAGCTCGAAACTGCCGCGCGGGCAGAAATCCAAGCCGTTCGTGCTGCGGAGCGGATATGCGCCATCGGGTGATCAGCCGGAGGCCATCCGGCGCCTGATCGAGGGCCTGAACGACGGGGAACTGCACCAGACCCTGCTCGGCGTGACCGGCTCGGGCAAGACCTTCACCATCGCCAACGTGATTTCCCAGGTTCAGCGTCCGACCCTGATCCTCGCGCCCAACAAGACGCTGGCGGCCCAGCTTTACGGCGAGATGAAGGAGTTCTTCCCCGAGAACTCGGTGGAATACTTCGTTTCCTATTACGACTACTACCAGCCGGAGGCCTATGTGCCCGCCTCCGACACCTATATCGAAAAGGATTCCTCGCTGAACGAGCACATCGAGCAGATGCGGCTGTCGGCGACCAAGGCGCTGATCGAGCGGCACGACACCATCATCGTCGCCACGGTGTCCTCGATCTACGGCCTGGGCGAGCCGGCTTCGTATTTCGAGATGGTGCTGCACCTGGTGCGCGGCGACATGATCGACCACCGCAGCCTGATCCGGCGGCTGGCCGAGCTCCAGTACACCCGCAACGAAGCCGAGCTGCGGCGCGGCACCTACCGGGTCCGGGGCGACGTGATCGACATCTACCCGGCCGAGTCGGAGAAGGAGGCGCTGCGGGTCGAGCTGTTCGACGACGAGATCGAGCGGCTGTCGCTGTTCGACCCGTTGACCGGCGAGATTCTTTCCCGCATCGCCCGCTACACGGTCTATCCCAAGACCCATTACGTCACGCCGAGGGAAAAGCTGCTGCAGGCGGTGGAAGAAATCAAGGTCGAGCTGAAAGAGCGGCTGGAGCATCTCCGCAGCCAGCACAAGCTGGTGGAAGCCCAGCGGCTGGAGCAGCGGACCCTGTTCGACATCGAGATCATCCTGGAAGTCGGCTATTGCTCGGGCATCGAGAACTACTCGCGCTATTTGTCAGGACGTTCTGCCGGCGAGCCGCCGCCGACCCTGTTCGATTACTTGCCGGACGATGCGCTGGTCGTGATCGACGAGAGCCATGTCACCATCCCGCAACTGGGCGCGATGTACCGGGGCGACCGTTCCCGCAAGGAAACGCTGGTCGAGTTCGGCTTCCGGCTGCCGTCGGCGCTCGACAACCGGCCGTTGAAATTCGACGAATTCGAGCTGCGCGCGCCTCAGCGCATCTATGTTTCGGCCACGCCGGGGCCTTATGAGAGAACACACTCCGGCGCCGTGGTGGAGCAGGTCGTGCGCCCCACCGGCCTGGTCGACCCGGAGGTCGAGGTCCGGCCGGCATCGACCCAGGTCGACGACCTGCTGTCGGAGATCCGCCTGCGGGTTCAAAAAGGCGAGCGCGTGCTGGTGACCACGCTGACCAAACGCATGGCCGAGGACCTCACCGAATACCTCATGGAGCATGACGTTGCGGTGCGCTACCTGCATTCCGACGTGGACACCGTGGAGCGCGTGGAGATCATCCGCGATCTCCGGCTCGGCAAGTTCGACGTGCTGGTGGGCATCAACCTCCTGCGGGAGGGCCTGGACATCCCCGAGGTGTCGCTGGTGGCCATCCTCGACGCCGACAAGGAAGGTTTCCTGCGCTCGGTGGTCTCGCTGATCCAGACCATCGGCCGGGCCGCCCGCAACCTCCATGGCAAGGCGATCCTGTATGGCGACAAGATGACGCAGTCCATGCAGCAGGCCATCGGCGAGACCGAGCGCCGCCGTGCCAAACAGATTGCCTACAATGAAACGCATGGGCTGATTCCCCGGGGCATCACCAAATCCGTGACGGACATCCTGGAAGTGCCCATTCCGGGTGGCGGCGCCGAGGGATCGCGAAAGTCGCTGGCCCGTGCTGCCGAACCACGCTCCGAATACAGGTTGACCAAGCCGGCAGAGGCGGCCCGGCTCATCAAGCAGCTCGAAGAAAAGATGTACGCGCACGCCCGCGATCTGGAGTTCGAGGAGGCGGCGAGGCTGCGCGACGAGATTCAGCGGATCCGCGAGAGCGCTCTGATGGCGTGA
- a CDS encoding pyridoxal phosphate-dependent aminotransferase: protein MSIQLSDRVQSIKPSPTLAVTARAAAMRAAGKDIVGLGAGEPDFDTPDHIKQAAIQAIEKGFTKYTAVDGTPGLKQAIQAKFKRENGLDYTLKQILVSCGGKQSFYNLAQALLNPGDEVVIPAPYWVSYPDMVLLAGAMPVIVEAPQAQSFKITPAQLEAAVTARTRLFVINSPSNPTGMAYTADELAGLGEVLRRFPEVVIATDDMYEHILWEGKFSNILNVCPELYDRTVVLNGVSKAYSMTGWRIGYAAGPERLIEAMTNIQSQSTSNPTSISQVAAETALNGEQGFIASMVRAFKERHDFVVGKLNAIPGVNCLKTHGTFYVLPNVEAAMASLNLADDLALSEYLIEQGGVAVVPGSAFGAPGHIRLSIATSMANLEKAMERLAATLSR, encoded by the coding sequence ATGAGCATACAACTTTCCGACCGCGTCCAGTCCATCAAGCCGTCTCCGACCCTTGCCGTCACCGCCCGCGCCGCGGCGATGCGCGCCGCCGGCAAGGACATCGTCGGACTGGGCGCCGGCGAACCCGACTTCGATACGCCCGACCATATCAAGCAGGCGGCCATCCAGGCCATCGAAAAGGGCTTCACCAAATACACCGCAGTCGACGGAACGCCCGGCCTCAAGCAGGCGATCCAGGCGAAATTCAAGCGCGAAAACGGGCTGGATTACACGCTCAAGCAGATCCTGGTGTCCTGCGGCGGCAAGCAGAGTTTCTACAATCTGGCCCAGGCCCTGCTCAATCCCGGCGACGAGGTCGTCATCCCGGCGCCGTACTGGGTGTCCTATCCGGACATGGTGCTGCTGGCCGGCGCCATGCCGGTCATCGTCGAAGCCCCGCAGGCTCAGTCCTTCAAGATCACCCCGGCGCAACTGGAAGCCGCGGTCACGGCCAGGACCCGGCTGTTCGTGATCAACAGTCCGTCCAACCCCACCGGCATGGCCTATACCGCGGACGAGCTGGCCGGCCTCGGCGAGGTGCTGCGGCGGTTTCCCGAGGTCGTCATCGCCACCGACGACATGTACGAGCATATCCTCTGGGAAGGCAAATTCAGCAACATCCTGAATGTCTGCCCGGAGCTGTACGACCGGACCGTGGTGTTGAACGGCGTATCCAAGGCCTATTCGATGACCGGCTGGCGCATCGGCTACGCGGCAGGACCCGAGCGGCTGATCGAAGCCATGACCAACATCCAGTCGCAGAGCACCTCCAATCCCACCTCGATCTCGCAGGTCGCCGCCGAAACCGCGCTCAATGGCGAGCAGGGCTTCATCGCCTCCATGGTCAGGGCGTTCAAGGAGCGGCACGATTTCGTGGTCGGCAAGCTGAACGCCATTCCCGGCGTCAACTGCCTGAAAACCCACGGCACGTTCTACGTGCTGCCGAATGTCGAAGCGGCGATGGCAAGCCTGAATCTGGCAGACGACCTGGCGCTGTCCGAATACCTGATCGAACAGGGCGGCGTGGCCGTGGTTCCCGGCTCCGCTTTCGGCGCGCCGGGCCACATCCGCCTGTCCATCGCCACCAGCATGGCCAATCTGGAAAAGGCCATGGAGCGCCTGGCGGCCACCCTCTCCAGATGA
- a CDS encoding cytochrome b/b6 domain-containing protein, whose translation MARRIIVWDLATRIFHWSLVTSFFGAYLSADSDYRVLHVMFGYTILGLIGFRLLWGFVGPRYARFSEFVRGPLAIFRYLKSLLSKHPEHYVGHNPAGAVAIVLLLFLGILVCTSGLLSYDERWENSLKSFHALLSHCMLAIVFVHIGAAIISGFLHHENLVLSMLTGYKEGEAGQSIVGTRPWAGLMLAAAIASFWMLALPANPFRDDTGHGEAVATADIPEKSQESFTMSSKSGRF comes from the coding sequence ATGGCACGACGCATCATCGTATGGGACCTCGCCACGCGAATATTCCACTGGTCGCTGGTGACCAGCTTTTTCGGCGCCTATCTGTCGGCCGACAGCGACTACCGGGTGCTGCATGTGATGTTCGGCTACACCATTCTGGGGCTGATCGGTTTCCGGCTACTGTGGGGATTCGTCGGGCCGCGCTATGCCCGGTTCAGTGAGTTCGTGCGCGGACCGCTCGCGATTTTCCGCTACCTGAAAAGCCTGCTGTCCAAGCACCCCGAGCATTACGTCGGCCATAACCCCGCGGGGGCCGTCGCCATCGTGCTCCTGCTGTTTCTCGGCATTCTCGTCTGCACTTCCGGCCTGCTGTCCTACGACGAACGCTGGGAGAATTCGCTGAAGAGCTTCCACGCCCTCCTTTCCCATTGCATGCTGGCGATCGTGTTCGTCCACATCGGGGCGGCGATCATTTCGGGTTTCCTGCATCACGAAAACCTCGTCCTTTCCATGCTCACCGGCTACAAGGAAGGCGAGGCGGGCCAATCGATAGTGGGCACGCGGCCCTGGGCGGGGCTGATGCTCGCGGCGGCGATCGCTTCGTTCTGGATGCTGGCGCTGCCGGCGAATCCCTTTCGGGACGACACCGGACACGGCGAGGCGGTGGCAACCGCGGATATTCCTGAAAAATCGCAGGAATCGTTCACGATGTCGTCGAAGTCCGGACGGTTCTGA